In Candidatus Neomarinimicrobiota bacterium, a genomic segment contains:
- a CDS encoding aminotransferase class V-fold PLP-dependent enzyme, whose product MNSTILTGEPLYRKIRREFIGLDTEYTLATGATTRRIYLDSTATTLMMKAAHDVVEQFYGHYANTHSILHFGAKISTNEYAWAHDRIVSFLGADPENYTCFFTGSGTTAGINRLARIFRDIRPDKQVAAVSIMEHHSNDLPHRKHMKEVVHIPLKMSNGSPGCVCLDSLEAVLKERKGQINYVAMTGVSNVTGIINPINEAAEISHKYDALFLVDGAQLAAHIPLKMTIPENPLQNIDALVFSGHKTYVPGSPGVIVARKDLLSQIEPEEVGGGMVDDVFVDSYRIKDYFPDREEAGTPNIPGAIGLAAAIDILDRIGMTFLMQEEEALIATALAKMKTIPDLTIYGELDPDVCQRTASISFNIKEMDHGLVAAILNDYFNISVRNECFCAHPYVKEMIMDDLLEMVEDIEMEDIESVYHLKRGMVRASIAIYTTEEDVDALVEALKDITSRKDHYKSFYHVDKRDEYIHNSFQIDHTSQFSIENCIDQFIS is encoded by the coding sequence GTGAACTCAACCATTCTCACAGGAGAGCCCCTTTACCGGAAGATCAGGCGCGAATTCATCGGTCTCGATACTGAATATACTCTCGCCACGGGTGCAACAACACGGCGAATCTATCTCGATTCAACGGCTACTACTCTCATGATGAAAGCAGCTCATGACGTCGTTGAACAATTCTATGGTCACTACGCCAACACCCACAGTATTCTGCACTTCGGGGCAAAGATTTCCACAAATGAATACGCCTGGGCGCACGATAGGATTGTCTCTTTTCTGGGTGCCGATCCGGAAAACTATACATGCTTTTTCACCGGGAGCGGAACTACCGCTGGTATTAACCGTCTGGCCCGTATCTTCCGCGATATCAGGCCGGACAAACAAGTCGCCGCCGTCTCAATCATGGAACATCACTCCAACGATCTCCCCCATCGCAAGCATATGAAAGAAGTAGTGCACATTCCATTGAAGATGAGTAACGGCAGTCCTGGATGCGTCTGCCTGGACAGTCTCGAAGCCGTCCTCAAGGAGCGTAAAGGGCAGATCAACTATGTGGCCATGACAGGCGTCAGTAATGTGACTGGTATCATCAACCCTATCAATGAAGCTGCCGAGATAAGTCATAAATATGACGCCCTCTTCCTGGTGGATGGCGCTCAGCTTGCGGCCCATATTCCCCTGAAAATGACGATCCCTGAGAATCCGCTCCAGAATATCGACGCTCTCGTTTTCTCCGGTCATAAGACTTATGTTCCCGGCTCTCCGGGCGTAATAGTAGCACGTAAAGATCTTCTCAGTCAGATTGAGCCTGAGGAGGTGGGCGGCGGTATGGTGGACGACGTCTTCGTGGACAGCTACCGGATCAAAGACTACTTCCCCGACCGGGAAGAAGCCGGCACACCAAACATCCCCGGCGCCATCGGTCTGGCGGCGGCTATCGATATTCTGGACCGTATCGGTATGACGTTCCTCATGCAAGAAGAAGAAGCACTTATCGCTACGGCACTGGCAAAGATGAAGACGATTCCAGACCTGACAATCTACGGTGAACTGGACCCTGACGTATGCCAGCGGACGGCATCAATTTCGTTCAATATCAAGGAGATGGATCACGGACTGGTGGCAGCAATCCTGAACGACTATTTCAACATATCAGTCAGGAATGAATGCTTCTGCGCTCACCCATACGTGAAGGAGATGATCATGGACGACCTTCTTGAAATGGTTGAAGATATTGAGATGGAAGATATCGAATCAGTCTACCACCTCAAGCGCGGCATGGTGCGGGCAAGCATCGCCATATACACCACAGAGGAAGATGTGGACGCACTGGTGGAGGCACTGAAAGATATCACCTCCCGCAAAGATCACTATAAATCTTTCTACCACGTTGATAAACGCGATGAATATATCCATAACTCATTTCAGATTGACCACACTTCACAATTTTCCATCGAGAACTGTATCGATCAATTTATCTCTTAG